One Pyrus communis chromosome 13, drPyrComm1.1, whole genome shotgun sequence genomic window carries:
- the LOC137712368 gene encoding uncharacterized protein — protein MVKKSLASFGFVKIKVVGSGVCFSSWTHKKHKRKYFLVRAGQSEYESIGVINTNPVVKTSVDKELSEKGKKQAVRSAFNLREMGACDKDCWLWPSLTQRAYQAAEMIAAVNGVSRRCASYNFVNAPQVYASDTLSTAIKPPPIDDGTTNESVSDIFIRVIQLMSKLKTQYSEDTVTIVSPDSENLTVLQAGITGLDLRR, from the exons ATGGTAAAGAAATCCCTCGCATCTTTTGGATTCGTGAAGATCAAAGTAGTTGGCTCCGGGGTCTGCTTTTCATCCTGGACACACAAAAAGCATAAACGAAA GTATTTTCTGGTGAGGGCAGGGCAGTCTGAGTATGAGAGCATAGGAGTAATCAACACAAATCCGGTTGTGAAAACTTCTGTCGATAAGGAGTTGTCGGAGAAAGGAAAGAAGCAGGCAGTGAGGTCAGCTTTCAATTTGAGGGAAATGGGAGCTTGTGACAAGGACTGTTGGTTATGGCCTTCTCTCACCCAGAGAGCTTACCAGGCTGCAGAGATGATTGCAGCCGTTAATGGGGTCAGTCGAAGGTGCGCAAGTTA TAATTTTGTTAATGCACCGCAGGTATATGCATCAGACACTCTTTCTACCGCAATCAAGCCTCCCCCTATCGATGATGGAACCACAAACGAGAGCGTCTCAGACATATTCATTCGGGTGATACAGCTCATGTCCAAACTCAAGACTCAGTATTCTGAAGACACTGTGACCATTGTCTCACCAGATTCAGAAAATTTGACAGTCCTTCAAGCTGGTATAACTGGACTTGACTTGCGCAGGTAA
- the LOC137713830 gene encoding uncharacterized protein, with product MLATSSSIKPRPPPPPPPQSPSSTTQNPINSFLPISRRSLLAALTVSTAAATPFAHNFLSPMSAQEAAFARGLFQMPPVRLTNRYFLVRAGESEYESIGVINTNPVAKTSVDNGLSEKGKKQAVRSAFDLKEMGACDKNCWIWPSITQRAYQAAEIIAAVNGVSRSYIVPEYSFLDARGLGAYEGKNLEAVSEVYASDTLSPAIKPPPIDDGTPNESVSDVFVRVIQLMSILETQYSEDTVIIVSPDSDNLTVLQAGIIGLDLRRHRELSFAPGEVRFVDTNSVPTYKQPASAVYKCLKPPNCN from the exons ATGCTAGCAACATCTTCCTCCATTAAACCccgccctcctcctcctcctcctcctcaaagTCCATCGTCAACAACTCAAAACCCCATCAATTCGTTCCTACCCATCAGCCGCCGCAGCCTCCTCGCCGCGCTCACGGTCTCCACCGCCGCCGCAACCCCATTTGCACACAATTTTCTCAGCCCCATGTCAGCACAAGAAGCAGCCTTTGCTCGTGGCCTATTCCAGATGCCCCCAGTCAGGCTCACCAACCG GTATTTTCTGGTGAGGGCAGGGGAGTCTGAGTACGAGAGCATAGGAGTAATCAACACGAATCCGGTTGCAAAGACTTCTGTCGATAACGGATTGTCAGAGAAAGGGAAGAAGCAGGCAGTGAGGTCAGCTTTCGATTTGAAGGAAATGGGGGCTTGTGACAAGAACTGTTGGATATGGCCTTCTATCACTCAGAGAGCTTACCAGGCCGCAGAGATCATTGCAGCCGTTAATGGGGTCAGTCGAAG TTATATCGTCCCAGAGTATAGCTTTCTCGACGCCCGTGGATTGGGGGCTTATGAAGGAAAGAACCTAGAAGCTGTTTCAGAA GTATATGCATCAGACACTCTTTCTCCCGCAATCAAGCCTCCCCCCATTGATGATGGAACCCCAAACGAGAGCGTCTCAGATGTATTCGTTCGGGTGATACAGCTCATGTCCATACTCGAGACTCAATACTCCGAAGACACTGTGATCATTGTCTCACCAGATTCAGACAATTTGACTGTCCTGCAAGCTGGTATAATTGGACTTGACTTGCGCAG GCACAGGGAACTTTCTTTTGCACCAGGAGAAGTCAGATTTGTTGATACCAATAGTGTACCTACTTACAAGCAACCTGCATCAGCTGTGTATAAATGCCTAAAACCACCAAATTGTAACTAA
- the LOC137712370 gene encoding uncharacterized protein, producing MSEQPLLMPENQGRPRSFSLSFLPCFQRPVDTPDKEPIVVAACRDLVLCCAAKTSSDYYVCNPSTKQWDAIPSLSHQCCQEEAWVGFICEPYYYKKECREDGNDSRKEKSNTFQLNVERRYTIVRLTHSSLPPPLEIKLEIFTSETGKWMEQIFLYKIGFSLSSLNRTAVAFNGNLYWWNFNAGWAIDLDIEHLKWHCIRRPQDDQFITPIHSYFEILDSIKARSRKGYCMRMCQFTQNRNCPIFLSVWEYLEDEEANNAGKYWYLVGRVSLDWMISQNPLTMESKEKKVRTFGFDPNNEDILYLQLSGYVVMYNIGAKTVKVVWKTELTYDHVLQRRVVFPYLHPWWPTPLPKRKGDLYKQQQG from the coding sequence ATGTCCGAGCAGCCTCTTCTGATGCCGGAAAACCAAGGCCGCCCCCGCAGCTTCTCTTTGAGTTTCCTCCCTTGTTTTCAAAGGCCTGTCGACACACCAGACAAGGAACCAATTGTAGTAGCGGCATGTCGGGACTTAGTATTATGCTGCGCAGCCAAGACTAGTTCAGACTACTACGTCTGCAATCCATCCACCAAGCAATGGGACGCCATTCCTTCCCTTTCTCATCAATGCTGCCAAGAGGAAGCGTGGGTCGGATTCATCTGCGAACCCTACTACTATAAGAAGGAATGCAGAGAAGATGGCAATGATAGCCGAAAGGAAAAAAGTAATACATTCCAACTTAACGTTGAGAGGAGGTACACGATCGTACGATTAACTCATTCATCCTTGCCGCCGCCTTTGGAAATAAAGCTCGAGATTTTCACTTCCGAGACTGGTAAATGGATGGAACAAATTTTCTTATACAAAATAGGATTTTCACTTAGTAGTTTGAATCGCACAGCGGTTGCTTTCAATGGAAATCTATATTGGTGGAACTTTAACGCTGGCTGGGCGATCGATTTGGATATTGAACATCTTAAATGGCATTGCATTCGTAGGCCTCAAGATGATCAGTTCAtcactcccatccattcataTTTTGAAATCCTAGATTCCATTAAAGCAAGATCTCGAAAAGGATATTGTATGCGAATGTGCCAGTTCACTCAAAATCGAAACTGTCCAATTTTTCTGAGTGTTTGGGAGTACTTGGAAGATGAAGAGGCCAATAACGCTGGCAAATATTGGTATTTAGTAGGCAGAGTTTCCCTGGACTGGATGATTTCGCAAAATCCATTGACCATGGAATCGAAGGAGAAAAAGGTAAGGACGTTCGGTTTTGACCCAAATAATGAGGATATCTTATATCTACAATTATCTGGATACGTTGTTATGTATAACATTGGCGCAAAAACGGTAAAAGTGGTTTGGAAAACTGAGCTCACTTATGATCATGTTCTACAACGACGAGTTGTCTTTCCATATCTGCACCCATGGTGGCCGACGCCACTTCCTAAACGGAAGGGAGACCTCTACAAGCAGCAACAGGGATGA
- the LOC137713125 gene encoding E3 ubiquitin-protein ligase SIS3-like yields MAVRGVDFKWYDGFFLSMIATSVVIVAINWKRYHTCTFPLHIWIVVDYTAVFVFRMLMFVDNGLASGMGLDLGWQQRYARFCGRVVVLSILSLLLYPFLWTWTVIGTLWFQKSKDCLPENGHKWGFLIWLLFSYCALLCVSCMSLGKWLTRREAHLLRAQQGIPVSEYGVLVDMIRVPDWAFEAAGQETRGMGQDTAAYQPGLYLTQAQREAVEALIQELPKFRLKAVPTDCSECPICLEEFHVGNEVRGLPCAHNFHVECIDEWLRLNVKCPRCRCSVFPNLDLSAISNLRPDSERSSLSVLTANRYVRIRPDSQRHLLRLQEAFRPVRTENAGAGNEADTSLETSEEGGIALSSTRDLSSPRPVPSAERIVVVESPSQQQQ; encoded by the exons ATGGCCGTCCGAGGCGTCGATTTCAAGTG GTACGATGGGTTCTTCTTGTCGATGATCGCGACGAGTGT AGTGATTGTTGCAATTAATTGGAAGCGTTACCATACTTGTACATTCCCGTTGCACATATGGATCGTG GTTGATTACACTGCTGTGTTTGTTTTTCGGATGCTGATGTTTGTGGATAATGGGCTTGCCTCTGGAATGGGTTT GGATCTTGGGTGGCAGCAAAGATATGCTCGTTTCTGCGGAAGAGTAGTGGTCCTTTCGATTCTTTCTCTGTTGCTCTATCCATTTCTTTGGACTTGGACAGTAATCGGTACGCTGTGGTTTCAAAAATCGAAGGACTGT TTGCCTGAAAATGGTCACAAATGGGGTTTTCTCATTTGGTTGCTTTTTAGCTACTGTGCACTACTCTGCGTTTCTTGCATGTCGCTTGGGAAG TGGTTGACACGAAGAGAGGCACACTTATTGCGTGCTCAACAAGGGATTCCTGTGTCAGAATATGGG GTTTTGGTTGATATGATTCGGGTGCCAGATTGGGCATTTGAAGCTGCCGGTCAAGAAACAAGAGGGATGGGCCAAGATACTGCTGCATACCAACCTGGACTTTACTTGACTCAAGCACAG AGAGAAGCAGTGGAAGCACTTATTCAGGAGCTTCCAAAGTTCAGACTGAAGGCTGTTCCAACTGATTGCAGTGAATGTCCAATCTGCTTGGAAGAGTTTCATGTAGGCAACGAG GTTCGCGGCCTGCCTTGCGCTCACAATTTTCATGTAGAATGCATTGATGAGTGGCTTCGACTGAATGTGAAATGTCCCAGATGCCGTTGCTCAGTCTTCCCAAATCTTGACCTTAGTGCTATATCCAATCTCCGTCCTGACTCTGAGCGTTCGTCTCTCAGTGTGTTGACAGCCAACCGGTATGTGAGAATCCGACCTGACAGTCAGAGGCATTTGTTGAGGTTGCAGGAAGCATTCCGCCCAGTTCGTACTGAAAATGCAGGTGCAGGCAATGAGGCAGACACTTCTTTGGAAACTTCTGAGGAAGGGGGTATTGCTCTCTCATCTACTCGGGATCTTTCGAGCCCAAGGCCGGTCCCTTCCGCTGAACGTATTGTCGTTGTCGAGTCCCCCTCACAGCAACAACAATAG